The [Actinobacillus] rossii genome contains a region encoding:
- a CDS encoding paraquat-inducible protein B: MTDKQNNSSEQLKTAQIRQSRRISPFWLLPIIALIIGATLFFQIIKEQGYTVNITFATGDGLVANKTQIRYQGLQIGVVKKVNFTDDLKKVVVEANIYPEAKTVLRETTKFWLVQPNASLAGISGLDTLISGNYITLQPGSGEYQYDFIAETEGPIAQIKDGDLLIRLISNDLGSISVGSSVFYKKMPVGKVMNYRFTKDQKEIEIDVVIEKAYTNLIKSDSHFWNISGIKADVGMGRVKVDMDSLAAVVQGAVAFDSPEQSQRAVQNDKFTLYPNLQAAQRGVEVDIELPNVAGLSAGGTNVFYQNIQVGTLSQLEDTEAASPVIKGKLLINPSNQDLLKANTKFVLRKPNINLGKLGDLPELLRGQYIDVIAGDGEKTTHFTAINESELLLKQPNTLVLNLTAPETYGISEGQEIYYNNLSIGKLVNQQVGPEGVTFKAAISSQYRNLIYSDTQFIAVSNFDMSFGVDGLRFEAASPEKWLQGGVRIVNTRKQGEAKSSYPIYQNMSNAEAGITTNQLTPSITLTTNNLPSISKGSVVLYRQYEVGKILDIRPTKSNFDVDVYIYPKHRHLLTDKSVFWVESAAQIDITPKGISIQATPVARSLKGAISFDNSGSSKNNTLYANELRAKSAGQVITLTTDDATNLSKGMSLRYMGLAVGEVESISLDQKTNKIIAKALMNPSYMNLIAKEGAQFRIISPEISAGGIENLDSLFQPYIDIDAGNGARKTQFALHNNRTQQPKLSGGFPIILETSDVSNLSIGAPVMYRGVDVGKIQNMELNSLGDRVLIHLIIANKNAHLVRQNSEFWVSSGYSAGLGWSGIEVNTGSMQQLLKGGISFSTPSSTVIQPQAKANQRFLLQERRPNESKQWNSGAMPEN; this comes from the coding sequence ATGACAGACAAACAAAATAACTCATCTGAACAACTAAAAACAGCCCAAATACGTCAATCTCGTCGTATTTCACCATTTTGGCTTTTACCGATTATTGCGCTGATTATCGGTGCGACCTTATTTTTCCAAATTATTAAAGAACAAGGTTATACAGTTAATATCACGTTCGCAACGGGTGATGGGTTAGTTGCAAACAAAACTCAAATTCGCTACCAAGGATTGCAGATCGGTGTGGTAAAAAAAGTTAATTTTACCGATGATCTGAAAAAAGTTGTTGTAGAAGCCAATATTTACCCTGAAGCCAAAACAGTATTACGAGAAACCACAAAATTTTGGTTAGTTCAACCTAATGCATCTTTAGCAGGGATTTCTGGTTTGGATACATTGATCTCAGGTAATTACATTACCTTGCAACCAGGTTCTGGCGAATACCAATATGATTTTATAGCAGAAACAGAAGGACCTATAGCCCAAATTAAAGATGGTGATTTACTTATTCGTTTAATTAGCAATGACTTGGGTTCAATTTCCGTTGGTTCTTCCGTTTTCTATAAGAAAATGCCTGTCGGTAAAGTGATGAACTATCGTTTTACTAAAGATCAAAAAGAAATTGAGATCGATGTCGTTATTGAAAAGGCTTATACCAATTTGATTAAAAGTGACAGCCACTTTTGGAATATCAGTGGTATTAAAGCGGATGTCGGCATGGGACGCGTTAAAGTGGATATGGACAGCCTTGCTGCTGTCGTGCAAGGCGCAGTTGCATTTGACTCACCTGAACAAAGCCAACGCGCTGTGCAAAATGATAAATTTACGCTCTATCCCAATTTACAAGCCGCACAACGTGGTGTCGAAGTTGATATTGAATTACCAAATGTAGCAGGCTTAAGTGCAGGTGGAACAAACGTGTTCTACCAAAATATTCAAGTCGGTACTCTTTCTCAACTTGAAGACACGGAGGCAGCAAGTCCTGTTATCAAGGGAAAACTGCTCATCAATCCAAGTAACCAAGATTTACTGAAAGCCAACACGAAATTTGTTTTACGTAAGCCTAACATTAATTTAGGTAAATTAGGCGATCTACCCGAATTATTACGTGGACAATATATTGATGTCATCGCAGGTGATGGTGAAAAAACGACACATTTCACTGCAATTAATGAAAGTGAATTATTACTCAAACAACCTAACACATTAGTACTAAATTTAACCGCCCCTGAAACTTATGGCATTAGTGAAGGACAAGAAATTTATTACAACAACCTATCAATTGGTAAGTTAGTCAATCAACAAGTAGGACCTGAAGGCGTTACTTTTAAAGCCGCCATCTCAAGTCAATATCGAAACCTTATTTATAGTGATACGCAATTTATTGCTGTATCCAATTTCGATATGTCATTTGGTGTAGATGGTTTGCGTTTTGAAGCGGCTTCGCCTGAAAAATGGTTACAAGGTGGTGTGCGTATTGTAAATACGAGAAAACAAGGGGAAGCCAAATCAAGCTACCCAATTTATCAAAACATGAGTAATGCTGAAGCTGGGATCACAACAAATCAATTAACACCAAGTATTACACTAACAACCAACAACTTACCGAGTATCAGCAAAGGATCCGTCGTGTTATACCGCCAATATGAAGTAGGTAAAATTTTAGATATCCGCCCAACAAAATCCAATTTCGATGTGGACGTATATATTTATCCTAAACATCGTCACTTATTAACGGATAAAAGCGTGTTTTGGGTAGAAAGTGCTGCACAAATTGATATTACGCCAAAAGGGATCAGTATTCAGGCAACGCCCGTTGCACGTTCCTTAAAAGGAGCGATTAGCTTTGATAATTCAGGCTCAAGCAAAAATAACACGCTTTATGCCAATGAATTACGTGCAAAATCAGCAGGACAAGTCATTACCTTAACAACAGATGATGCAACCAATTTAAGCAAAGGAATGAGCTTACGTTATATGGGATTAGCTGTAGGTGAAGTAGAAAGTATCTCACTCGATCAAAAAACGAATAAAATTATCGCTAAAGCTTTAATGAACCCAAGCTACATGAATTTGATTGCTAAAGAAGGGGCACAATTTCGAATCATCTCTCCTGAAATTTCAGCCGGTGGAATTGAAAATTTAGACAGTTTATTTCAACCTTATATTGATATTGATGCGGGTAACGGAGCTAGAAAAACGCAGTTTGCTTTACATAATAATCGAACTCAACAGCCAAAACTTTCTGGTGGTTTTCCGATTATATTGGAAACAAGTGATGTCTCAAATTTGAGTATTGGCGCGCCAGTAATGTACCGCGGAGTAGATGTAGGTAAAATCCAAAATATGGAGCTTAATAGCCTTGGTGACCGCGTACTCATTCATCTTATTATTGCCAATAAGAACGCACATCTCGTACGTCAAAACTCAGAATTTTGGGTATCTTCAGGCTATTCCGCAGGTTTAGGTTGGTCAGGTATTGAAGTCAACACAGGATCAATGCAACAATTGCTCAAAGGCGGGATTTCATTCTCTACTCCTTCAAGCACAGTGATACAACCACAAGCGAAAGCAAATCAACGTTTCTTGCTACAAGAACGTCGTCCTAATGAATCCAAACAATGGAACTCAGGGGCAATGCCTGAAAATTAA
- the pepT gene encoding peptidase T, with protein MKAIIAPWQNFLSKKFDLAYKKAFFSKFNKKFCYISKKCGEKIGRFNKKFYGLLKGGYMDFRDALLERFLNYTEFDTQSKITGKSSPTTLGQLKLAKQLEQELYTLELEEIKLSKHSVLTAFLPANMPNAPTIGLIAHLDTSPECSGKNVCAEVIENYRGGDIALGIGDEFISPVFYPFLHKHVGNTLIVADGNTLLGADNKAGIAEIMTALSVLKKTNIPHCNIRVAFTPDEEIGVGMKYFPIDQFLCDWAYTIDGGEVGELEYENFNGASAKVTIHGRNMHTGYATGKMINALTLACEFQQIFPTAETPEKTENKEGFFHLSRFIGDVEKVELHYLIRDFDAQKFEQRKRFIETAVANFNRNKKLRKKVELEIQNNYKNMYQTVQKTPQSIALADLAMRECGIEPLHKPIRGGTDGAWLAEKGLACPNIFTGGYNFHSKHEVITLEGMESAVNVIVKIAELAVAK; from the coding sequence ATGAAAGCCATTATTGCCCCTTGGCAAAATTTTTTGTCAAAAAAATTTGATCTAGCTTATAAAAAAGCCTTTTTTTCCAAATTTAATAAGAAATTTTGTTATATATCAAAAAAGTGCGGTGAAAAAATTGGTAGATTTAATAAAAAGTTTTATGGATTATTGAAAGGTGGTTATATGGATTTTCGTGATGCGTTATTGGAACGCTTTTTAAATTATACGGAATTTGATACGCAGTCTAAAATTACTGGAAAATCGTCGCCAACTACACTGGGACAACTGAAATTAGCAAAACAGCTTGAACAGGAGTTGTATACTCTTGAATTAGAAGAAATTAAACTGAGTAAACATAGTGTATTAACGGCTTTTCTGCCTGCAAATATGCCGAATGCACCTACCATAGGTTTGATTGCGCATCTTGATACATCACCTGAATGTAGCGGTAAGAATGTTTGTGCAGAAGTAATAGAAAACTATCGCGGTGGTGATATCGCATTAGGTATTGGTGATGAATTTATTAGCCCCGTTTTTTATCCATTTTTGCACAAACATGTAGGAAATACATTGATTGTTGCTGATGGTAATACTTTATTAGGCGCGGATAACAAAGCCGGAATTGCTGAAATTATGACCGCACTTTCAGTGCTAAAAAAGACCAATATACCACATTGTAATATTCGTGTGGCATTCACACCTGATGAAGAGATTGGTGTGGGAATGAAATATTTCCCAATAGACCAATTTCTATGTGACTGGGCTTATACCATTGATGGTGGTGAAGTCGGTGAATTGGAATATGAGAATTTTAATGGAGCAAGTGCAAAAGTGACCATCCATGGGCGTAATATGCATACAGGTTATGCGACAGGTAAGATGATCAATGCACTCACACTAGCTTGTGAATTCCAACAGATTTTCCCGACAGCAGAAACGCCTGAAAAAACAGAGAATAAAGAGGGCTTTTTTCATTTAAGTCGTTTTATTGGTGATGTTGAAAAAGTAGAGTTGCATTATTTAATTCGAGACTTTGATGCTCAAAAGTTTGAACAACGCAAACGTTTTATTGAAACAGCTGTGGCAAATTTTAATCGTAATAAGAAGTTGCGTAAGAAAGTTGAATTGGAAATCCAAAATAATTATAAAAATATGTACCAAACAGTACAGAAAACCCCTCAATCTATTGCGCTAGCGGATCTCGCCATGCGTGAATGTGGTATTGAGCCATTACATAAACCCATTCGTGGAGGTACAGATGGTGCCTGGCTTGCAGAAAAAGGTTTGGCTTGTCCAAATATTTTTACAGGTGGCTATAATTTCCACAGCAAACATGAAGTTATCACCCTTGAAGGTATGGAAAGTGCAGTGAATGTTATTGTAAAAATTGCAGAATTAGCGGTGGCAAAATAA
- the yebS gene encoding PqiA family integral membrane protein, producing MVKSSQYLETIRHIARCGDCDALVAISKLEKGQHAECPRCHHDLQSQDRWSLRRCATIAISILILMPFSLTFPLLSVDLIGVKVDASIWGGIWKMATEGYPITAFMVFLTAIFAPISFCLAVIILRWCQIIKRQPRNLLIAIDYLKPWVMFDIYLVALGVSAFKVRDYATLKFDVYLIAFVATAILMTLLFAKINPRELWNDFYPQHLLLTPENAEKLDKNPPRFCHSCDYTFERPLYDRKKREVCPRCSSLLDKPATISLQQTWAPLLAGIIMLFPANFYPISYTFMNNVPTGDTLISGVITFVSMGSYFVAFVVFAASVFVPISKAVIMLYLLASIHFNWRHSIKWQMRLFHIIHFVGRWSMLDLFVLALMMSLVTRGQIINFSVGPAAFYFGASVFLTMIATTNFDSRLLWKIYDRQTK from the coding sequence ATGGTGAAATCTTCCCAATATCTAGAGACTATTCGACACATTGCACGCTGTGGTGACTGCGATGCATTAGTGGCTATTTCAAAACTAGAGAAAGGACAACATGCTGAATGTCCTCGTTGTCATCATGATTTACAGTCACAAGATCGTTGGTCTTTAAGACGTTGTGCAACTATTGCAATATCAATCCTTATTCTTATGCCGTTTTCATTGACTTTTCCATTACTGAGTGTCGATTTAATTGGTGTTAAAGTAGATGCTTCTATTTGGGGAGGCATATGGAAAATGGCAACTGAAGGTTATCCCATTACCGCATTTATGGTATTTTTAACGGCTATTTTCGCCCCAATTAGCTTTTGTCTTGCTGTTATTATTTTACGTTGGTGCCAAATTATTAAACGTCAACCACGTAATCTATTAATTGCTATCGATTATTTAAAACCTTGGGTGATGTTTGATATATATCTTGTGGCACTTGGTGTCAGCGCCTTTAAAGTGCGTGATTATGCCACCTTGAAATTTGACGTTTATTTAATTGCCTTTGTAGCAACAGCCATTTTAATGACATTACTTTTTGCCAAGATTAATCCACGAGAACTGTGGAATGACTTCTACCCACAGCATTTATTGCTGACACCCGAAAATGCAGAAAAACTCGACAAAAATCCACCGCGCTTTTGTCATAGTTGCGATTATACTTTTGAGCGTCCATTATATGATCGTAAAAAACGCGAAGTATGTCCACGTTGCAGTAGTTTATTAGACAAACCGGCAACTATTAGTTTGCAACAAACTTGGGCACCATTATTGGCAGGGATTATTATGCTGTTTCCCGCCAATTTTTATCCTATTTCTTATACTTTTATGAATAATGTGCCAACAGGTGACACATTAATCTCTGGGGTCATCACGTTTGTGAGTATGGGGAGCTATTTCGTCGCCTTTGTCGTTTTTGCTGCGAGTGTATTTGTACCAATTAGCAAAGCCGTAATTATGCTCTATTTACTCGCCAGTATTCACTTTAACTGGCGCCATTCTATTAAATGGCAAATGCGTTTATTTCACATTATTCATTTTGTGGGACGTTGGTCTATGCTCGATTTATTCGTATTAGCCTTGATGATGTCACTGGTCACGCGCGGACAAATTATTAATTTCTCCGTAGGTCCTGCAGCTTTTTATTTTGGCGCATCTGTGTTTCTCACAATGATTGCTACCACAAATTTTGACAGTCGTTTACTTTGGAAAATTTATGACAGACAAACAAAATAA
- the potC gene encoding spermidine/putrescine ABC transporter membrane protein — MGRILRSLFMLVVYAYLYIPIVILVGNSFNEDRYGLSWKGFSWNWYERLFSNDTLIQAAIHSVVIAFFGATLATIIGGLTAIALYRYKFRGKQAVSGMLFVVMMSPDIVMAVSLLALFMIVGISLGFWSLLLAHITFCLPYVVVSVYSRLKGFDIRMLEAARDLGASEITILRKIILPLALPAIISGWLLSFTLSLDDVVVSSFVSGASYEILPLKIYSLVKTGVTPEVNALATIMIVLSLALVLIGQIIGRKNKA, encoded by the coding sequence ATGGGTCGCATACTACGTAGTTTATTTATGTTGGTTGTGTACGCCTATTTGTACATTCCAATTGTCATTTTAGTGGGAAATTCATTCAATGAAGATCGTTATGGTTTAAGCTGGAAAGGTTTTAGTTGGAACTGGTACGAACGTTTATTTAGCAACGACACATTAATCCAAGCTGCCATCCACTCTGTAGTGATCGCTTTCTTTGGTGCAACACTTGCAACCATTATTGGTGGTTTAACTGCAATCGCGCTTTACCGCTATAAATTCCGCGGTAAACAAGCAGTAAGCGGTATGCTATTTGTTGTGATGATGTCCCCAGACATTGTGATGGCAGTATCTTTGCTCGCGTTGTTTATGATCGTGGGGATTTCTCTAGGTTTTTGGTCATTATTGTTGGCTCATATTACTTTCTGTTTACCTTACGTGGTAGTCAGTGTTTATTCGCGTTTAAAAGGCTTTGACATTCGTATGCTCGAAGCAGCACGTGACTTAGGTGCAAGTGAAATTACGATTTTACGTAAAATCATTCTGCCATTAGCATTACCAGCAATTATTTCAGGTTGGTTATTAAGTTTCACACTGTCTCTAGATGACGTCGTTGTGTCGTCCTTTGTGAGTGGTGCAAGTTATGAAATTTTACCATTAAAAATCTATTCATTAGTAAAAACGGGGGTTACGCCTGAAGTAAATGCTTTAGCAACCATTATGATCGTATTATCGCTAGCTTTAGTGTTAATTGGTCAAATAATTGGTCGTAAGAACAAAGCCTAA
- the proQ gene encoding putative solute/DNA competence effector, giving the protein MTDAQNEVQALETQSAESQKLTNNKDIIAYLAEKFPLCFSVEGEAKPLKIGLFQDLADALKDDERVSKTQLRHVLRQYTSNWRYLHGCRLGAVRVDLQGNPAGVLEQEHVDHAAQQLAEAKAKIVEKRAAEKTSAKVAQKKHPARKPVHKKADGVKTTRKAKTKLELTALDFSSLAKGATVKVKAGDNAQKAVVLDVLKDAARVQLENGLVINVTADRLFA; this is encoded by the coding sequence ATGACTGACGCTCAAAACGAAGTCCAAGCGCTAGAAACTCAATCGGCAGAAAGCCAGAAACTCACTAATAATAAGGATATTATTGCTTATTTGGCAGAAAAATTTCCTTTGTGTTTCTCTGTAGAAGGTGAAGCAAAACCATTGAAAATTGGTTTATTTCAAGATTTAGCCGATGCCTTGAAAGATGATGAACGTGTAAGTAAAACACAGTTGCGTCATGTATTACGCCAATATACATCTAATTGGCGTTATTTGCATGGTTGTCGTTTAGGCGCGGTACGCGTGGATTTACAAGGTAATCCGGCAGGAGTGTTAGAACAAGAACATGTCGATCATGCTGCACAGCAGTTAGCTGAAGCTAAAGCGAAAATTGTGGAAAAACGTGCAGCTGAAAAAACATCAGCAAAAGTGGCTCAGAAAAAACACCCAGCGCGTAAGCCTGTGCATAAAAAGGCTGATGGTGTTAAAACAACCCGTAAGGCAAAAACAAAACTTGAATTGACCGCACTTGATTTTTCAAGCCTTGCTAAAGGTGCAACTGTTAAAGTTAAAGCAGGTGATAATGCACAAAAAGCAGTTGTACTTGATGTTTTGAAAGATGCAGCGCGTGTACAATTAGAAAATGGGTTAGTGATTAACGTAACAGCGGATCGCTTATTTGCATAA
- the potA gene encoding putrescine/spermidine ABC transporter ATPase, with protein sequence METTTKKPIVELRSLKKAYGDNTIINDFNLTINNGEFVTILGPSGCGKTTVLRLIAGFEEANGGQIIIDGEDVTNIPAEHRHVNTVFQSYALFPHMTIFDNVAFGLRMQKVAESEIKTRVLDALRMVQLEEMADRKPTQLSGGQQQRIAIARAVVNKPKVLLLDESLSALDYKLRKKMQNELKSLQRKLGITFIFVTHDQEEALTMSDRIIVLRKGNIEQDGSPREIYEEPRNLFVAKFIGEINIFDATVIERIDAQRVRANVEGRICDIYVEQEVQPNQKLKVLLRPEDVLLEELDDDEQSSKIIGHIRERNYKGMTLESTVELAHNGKMVLVSEFFNEDDPNIDHSLDQKVGVTWIEKWEVVLNDEDE encoded by the coding sequence GTGGAAACAACGACTAAAAAGCCTATCGTTGAGCTACGTTCATTGAAAAAAGCTTACGGCGATAACACAATTATTAATGACTTCAACTTAACGATTAATAATGGTGAATTCGTGACAATTCTTGGACCATCAGGTTGCGGTAAAACAACTGTTTTACGCTTAATTGCTGGTTTTGAAGAAGCGAATGGTGGCCAAATTATTATTGATGGAGAGGATGTCACAAACATCCCTGCGGAACATCGTCATGTGAATACTGTGTTCCAAAGTTATGCATTATTCCCGCATATGACCATTTTTGATAATGTGGCATTTGGTTTGCGTATGCAAAAAGTGGCAGAAAGCGAAATTAAAACGCGCGTACTTGACGCATTACGTATGGTTCAATTGGAAGAAATGGCTGATCGTAAGCCTACCCAACTTTCAGGTGGTCAACAACAACGTATTGCGATTGCGCGTGCCGTTGTGAATAAACCGAAAGTATTATTATTAGACGAATCTTTATCGGCATTAGATTACAAATTACGTAAGAAAATGCAAAATGAATTGAAATCCTTACAGCGTAAGTTAGGCATTACCTTTATTTTCGTGACGCATGATCAAGAGGAAGCTTTAACAATGTCTGACCGAATTATCGTGTTACGTAAAGGTAATATTGAACAAGATGGTTCACCACGTGAAATTTATGAAGAACCGCGTAATTTGTTCGTAGCAAAATTTATTGGTGAAATTAACATCTTTGACGCTACCGTGATTGAACGTATTGATGCACAACGTGTGCGTGCTAACGTAGAAGGGCGTATTTGTGATATTTACGTTGAGCAAGAAGTTCAGCCAAATCAAAAATTAAAAGTGTTATTACGCCCAGAAGACGTGTTGTTAGAAGAGCTGGATGATGACGAACAATCTAGCAAAATCATCGGCCATATTCGAGAGCGCAACTATAAAGGAATGACGCTTGAATCTACAGTTGAGCTAGCACATAACGGTAAAATGGTGCTTGTCAGCGAATTCTTTAATGAAGATGATCCAAATATCGATCACTCACTCGATCAAAAAGTGGGCGTAACTTGGATTGAAAAATGGGAAGTGGTCTTAAACGATGAAGACGAATAA
- the potB gene encoding spermidine/putrescine ABC transporter membrane protein, protein MKTNKFQKIVVTIIFAWLIFFVFAPNFLVFLVSFLSKDASNFYALPFTFENYTRLFEPLYGTVVWNSLYMSIIATVLCLVIGYPFAFIMTKINAKYRPILMFLLVLPFWTNSLIRIYGMKVFLGVKGILNEFLLSLGLISEPIRILNTEVAVIIGLVYLLLPFMILPLYSAIEKLDLRLLEAAKDLGANAFQRFVKIIIPLTMPGIVSGCLLVLLPAMGMFYVADLLGGAKVLLVGNVIKSEFLVSRNWPFGAAISIGLTILMALLIFVYYKANKLLNKKVELE, encoded by the coding sequence ATGAAGACGAATAAATTTCAAAAAATTGTCGTTACTATCATCTTTGCATGGCTGATCTTCTTTGTATTTGCACCAAACTTTCTGGTGTTTTTAGTCAGCTTTTTAAGTAAAGATGCAAGTAACTTCTATGCGTTACCATTTACTTTTGAGAACTATACTCGCCTATTTGAACCGCTTTACGGTACGGTAGTTTGGAACTCATTGTATATGTCAATCATTGCAACGGTACTTTGCCTTGTTATAGGTTATCCGTTTGCTTTTATAATGACAAAAATTAATGCGAAATACCGCCCAATTTTAATGTTTTTGTTAGTATTACCGTTCTGGACAAACTCATTAATTCGTATTTACGGAATGAAAGTATTCTTAGGTGTAAAAGGGATTCTTAATGAATTCTTACTTTCTCTTGGTTTAATTAGTGAGCCTATTCGTATTTTAAATACCGAAGTGGCAGTAATTATTGGTTTGGTCTACTTATTGTTGCCATTTATGATTTTACCGCTCTATTCTGCTATTGAAAAATTAGATTTACGCTTATTAGAAGCAGCAAAAGATCTCGGGGCAAATGCATTCCAACGCTTTGTGAAAATTATTATTCCACTCACAATGCCTGGAATCGTATCAGGTTGCTTACTTGTATTACTTCCTGCGATGGGAATGTTCTATGTAGCGGACTTATTGGGTGGAGCAAAAGTCTTACTTGTAGGTAATGTGATTAAGAGCGAATTCTTAGTATCTCGTAACTGGCCTTTTGGTGCAGCAATTAGTATCGGCTTAACAATTTTAATGGCATTGCTCATCTTCGTTTACTATAAAGCGAATAAATTACTGAATAAGAAAGTGGAGTTAGAATAA
- the potD_2 gene encoding extracellular solute-binding protein, with amino-acid sequence MKKLAGLFAASLVAVAVTGCNDKESKTDAANNAQAQASEEKVVNLYTWTEYVPDGLLDEFTKETGIKVNVSSLESNETMYAKVKLQGAGDDGYDVIAPSNYFVSKMAREGMLKELDHSKLPVIAELDPDWLNKPYDKGNKYSLPQLLGAPGIAYNVKTYKGADFTSWGDLWKPEFAGKVQLLDDAREVFNIALVKLGLNPNTTKPEEIKAAYEELLKLRPNVLSFNSDNPANSFISGEVELGQLWNGSVRIAKKEAPGTIDMVFPKEGPVLWVDTLAIPANAKHPEAAHKLINYLLSEKVAEKLTLEIGYPTSNVKAKAKLPAEITNDPAIYPTAEVLQKSHWQDDVGEAVELYEKYYQELKAAK; translated from the coding sequence ATGAAAAAATTAGCAGGTCTTTTCGCGGCTAGCTTAGTAGCAGTTGCGGTGACAGGTTGTAATGATAAAGAAAGCAAAACTGACGCTGCAAACAACGCGCAAGCACAAGCTTCAGAAGAAAAAGTGGTTAATTTATACACTTGGACTGAATATGTTCCAGACGGTTTATTAGACGAATTCACCAAAGAAACTGGCATTAAAGTCAATGTTTCTAGCCTTGAATCAAACGAAACCATGTACGCCAAAGTAAAATTACAAGGCGCAGGTGATGACGGTTATGATGTCATCGCACCATCAAACTACTTCGTATCTAAAATGGCTCGTGAAGGTATGTTAAAAGAATTAGATCACAGCAAATTACCTGTAATCGCAGAGCTTGATCCAGATTGGTTAAACAAACCTTACGACAAAGGCAACAAATATAGCTTACCGCAATTATTAGGTGCGCCAGGTATTGCTTATAATGTAAAAACCTATAAAGGCGCTGATTTCACATCTTGGGGCGATTTATGGAAACCTGAATTTGCGGGTAAAGTACAATTATTAGACGATGCACGTGAAGTATTCAATATTGCATTAGTAAAATTAGGCTTAAATCCTAACACAACAAAACCTGAAGAAATTAAAGCAGCCTACGAAGAATTGTTGAAATTACGTCCAAATGTACTTTCATTCAACTCTGACAACCCTGCAAACTCATTCATTTCAGGTGAAGTTGAATTAGGTCAATTATGGAACGGCTCTGTTCGCATTGCGAAAAAAGAAGCCCCGGGTACTATTGACATGGTATTCCCGAAAGAAGGTCCAGTATTATGGGTTGATACTTTAGCAATTCCTGCTAATGCAAAACACCCAGAAGCCGCACATAAATTGATTAACTACTTATTAAGTGAAAAAGTGGCTGAAAAATTAACACTTGAAATTGGTTATCCAACTTCTAATGTAAAAGCAAAAGCTAAATTACCTGCAGAAATCACCAACGATCCTGCGATCTACCCAACAGCGGAAGTATTGCAAAAATCACATTGGCAAGATGATGTAGGTGAAGCGGTTGAACTTTACGAAAAATACTATCAAGAATTAAAAGCCGCGAAATAA